A window of the Vespa velutina chromosome 7, iVesVel2.1, whole genome shotgun sequence genome harbors these coding sequences:
- the LOC124950618 gene encoding mutS protein homolog 5-like, which translates to MLFGESSDEEDPERIDKIMETSSPGNLPTGQSSTSNAKRIENLENRDEIILTLIWLNNRLGAAYYNIVTSELFVMEDTHDDVVNFNITKMLYRQCQPHYIVTILGIFEDFLNCLKKLVVADAIEDNQSSSSSDRSIQTIFKALPKKENNYDICYHRVRCLKLDSEPKDAENSERVTFLNALLNFKSHAMIHALGLLLRFIDKHWNTIALDPSGKASFISLNYITLENLVMIDDDSYKALNIVQTKYHPSFFKFGNASTKIQSGSLFALLNCCQSRPGVQFLWKTIRRPTRDIDILNQRFDVIDFFLDPTNQSVVENLTTCLKDIYRLTNAILSRYLGPRARASDWQRLHKTVTNIIYIAYICENYENKIQLFRKIVNIITDEMHYVKYFIELIVDFEASRRENTFVVRSDVDPQLDELRNLKHALPQLLTKMGEKDMQDNLPTSVTSCNMVYLPNIGYVLAIKQWNRTPPETDDIPGLEFKFIINGVHYYKSPCARELDNSIGDIMSKITKRQSEIMLKLVRYINKHANSILGAIQLCAELDTLLSFSQVARNHNYVRPNMVKSQVIAVKQGRHPLQEFHTTYVPNDIYSGQGKSLVKIITGPNACGKSIYLKQVALIVFMAHIGCFVPAESATIGVMTHILTQIVTIDSISLDASAFLQTLRQINMALYASTPNSLIIMDEFGKGTSETNGLSLLAAVLDSFVERAIYCPHVFAATHIHRVTKLLPENPMIEAQTFEFITNNDDESLAFLYRLVVGNTTCSFAHSVAKSAGLSEQLIKRSLEIFKNVKQGTLPSRIPEVQRKDTVKHIIERVVVPDVDFDLEELKSWVRQAILPSSTKF; encoded by the exons ATGTTATTTGGAGAGAGCAGCGACGAGGAAGATCCCGAAAGGATAGACAAAATAATGGAGACATCTTCTCCGGGAAATTTACCGACTGGACAGAGTAGCACGAGTAATGCAAAACGCAtagaaaatttggaaaatagAGATGAG aTCATTTTAACGTTGATATGGTTGAACAATCGTTTGGGTGCAGCTTATTATAACATCGTAACGTCAGAATTATTTGTAATGGAGGACACTCACGATGATGtcgttaatttcaatattacaaaaatgcTTTATAGACAATGTCAACCGCATTACATTGTCACGATACTTGGAATATTCGAGGATTTtcttaattgtttaaaaaagcTCGTAGTTGCGGATGCAATAGAGGATAATCAAAGTTCTAGCTcgagcgatcgatcgattcaaaCCATATTTAAAGCCTtaccgaaaaaagaaaataactatgATATTTGTTATCATCGAGTTCGATGCCTAAAACTCGATTCGGAACCAAAAGATGCTGAAAATTCTGAAAGggttacatttttaaatgctTTGCTAAATTTTAAGTCTCATGCGATGATCCACGCTTTAGGATTACTCTTAAGATTTATTGATAAACATTGGAATACTATTGCTCTTGATCCTTCCGGCAAAGCATCTTTTATCTCCTTGAATTACATTACTTt agaaaatcttgTAATGATCGATGACGATTCTTATAAAGCATTAAATATCGTCCAAACAAAATATCATCCAAGTTTCTTCAAATTCGGTAATGCATCTACGAAAATACAAAGCGGTAGCTTATTCGCACTGTTAAATTGTTGTCAATCGAGACCGGGTGTACAGTTTTTATG gAAAACAATTCGACGTCCAACAAGAGACATCGACATACTCAATCAAAGATTTGACGTGATAGATTTCTTCTTGGATCCAACTAATCAAAGCGTCGTTGAAAATTTAACAACATgtttgaaagatatttatcgtttaacaAACGCAATACTTAGCCGTTATTTAGGTCCAAGAGCGAGAGCTTCCGATTGGCAGAGATTGCATAAA ACTGTTACTAACATAATTTACATCGCCTATATTTGTgagaattatgaaaataagatACAATTATTCAGAAagatagtaaatattattacggaTGAGATGCATTacgtgaaatatttcattgaactTATAGTTGACTTTGAAGCGAGCAGGCGTGAAAATACATTTGTTGTTAGATCCGACGTTGATCCTCAATTAGACGAAC tACGTAATCTAAAACATGCTTTACCTCAACTCTTAACAAAAATGGGCGAAAAAGATATGCAAGATAATCTTCCCACATCTGTTACAAGTTGCAACATGGTTTATCTACCAAATATCGGCTACGTATTGGCTATTAAACAATGGAATCGTACTCCACCAGAAACGGATGACATTCCTGGTTTagaattcaaatttataataaacggTGTGCATTATTATAAGAGTCCTTGCGCTAGAG aatTAGATAACAGTATAGGTGATATCATGTCGAAAATAACAAAACGACAAAGTGAAATTATGTTGAAATTggtacgatatataaataaacacgCTAATTCTATACTAGGTGCTATACAGTTGTGTGCAGAATTAGACAC ATTGCTGTCCTTCTCACAAGTGGCACGGAATCATAATTACGTGAGACCAAATATGGTCAAGTCGCAAGTTATAGCCGTGAAACAAGGACGACATCCTTTACAAGAATTTCATACCACATATGTACCGAACGATATTTATTCTGGACAAGGGAAAAGCCTCGTCAAAATTATAACCGGTCCGAACGCTTGCGGAAAGAGTATATATCTTAAGCAGGTGGCACTTATAGTTTTCATGGCTCATATCGGCTGTTTCGTACCTGCTGAATCTGCGACAATTGGTGTTATGACTCATATATTAACGCAAATCGTTACTATAGATAGTATTTCATTAGATGCGAGTGCTTTTTTACAAACTCTTCGACAG aTAAATATGGCATTGTATGCATCAACTCCAAATTCGCTTATAATAATGGATGAGTTTGGCAAAGGCACATCTGAGACAAATGGTCTGTCATTACTGGCTGCTGTTCTAGATAGCTTTGTCGAGAGAGCCATTTATTGTCCTCACGTATTCGCTGCAACTCACATTCATCGTGTAACAAAGCTGTTGCCTGAAAATCCGATGATAGAAGCCCAA ACTTTTGAATTCATAAcgaacaacgacgacgagtcTCTAGCGTTTCTTTATCGCTTGGTAGTTGGAAATACCACTTGCAGTTTTGCACACTCTGTAGCAAAAAGTGCTGGTCTTAGCGAACAACTTATAAAGCGCAGCTTAGag atttttaagAACGTAAAACAGGGAACACTTCCTTCCCGTATACCCGAAGTTCAACGAAAAGATAC GGTAAAACATATAATCGAAAGAGTAGTCGTTCCAGACGTTGACTTTGATTTAGAGGAATTGAAGTCGTGGGTGCGCCAAGCTATATTACCATCGtcgacaaaattttaa